One stretch of Paenibacillus sp. FSL R5-0341 DNA includes these proteins:
- a CDS encoding GntR family transcriptional regulator, with protein MFELDVRSRKAIYEQLVDKVKEMIVYGILKPDEQLPSVRALSTQLTVNPNTIQKAYRELEREGYIYSLQGKGSFVSSSVEHPNEAMRDEIRESLVKLIAEASYSGLTKADMTLLFEEAMARIEKEEPHD; from the coding sequence ATGTTCGAATTAGATGTACGCAGCCGTAAGGCGATCTACGAGCAACTGGTGGACAAAGTCAAAGAAATGATCGTATACGGTATTCTAAAGCCCGACGAGCAGCTTCCTTCCGTTCGTGCGTTATCCACGCAGCTGACTGTGAATCCAAATACGATTCAAAAAGCGTATCGCGAGCTTGAACGTGAAGGTTACATTTATTCTTTGCAGGGAAAAGGGAGCTTCGTATCATCGTCAGTGGAACATCCGAATGAAGCCATGAGAGATGAGATCAGAGAGTCTCTGGTGAAGTTGATTGCAGAAGCTTCGTATTCCGGTTTGACCAAGGCGGATATGACGCTTTTGTTTGAGGAAGCGATGGCCCGTATAGAGAAGGAGGAGCCTCATGATTGA